In Mercurialis annua linkage group LG6, ddMerAnnu1.2, whole genome shotgun sequence, the following are encoded in one genomic region:
- the LOC126686292 gene encoding DELLA protein RGL1-like codes for MANGLDSFTPFDFSRIQGIYSPLDQDYEEEEEAAMKGKQQEYVPSFSMEEWGEQIYPSSFGYGTYNKYKDQEQPPISNCSTLDEFFSSCSPAPAKPMQEVKESENIAKFKDLSSSLELLNNYSIKKLNVNQFNNVSSGPKKLSTEEIMRIAGARYIQFSDQRFDDFSTLMHPYGYALSGLSGEETKNVELAHLLFAAAEKVGYQQFDRASRLLSRCEWIASEGANPVQRVVHCFAEALRERIDKATGRLFVPNVRKESYAVNSNLACISVHQNVPINQVMQLASIQTIMENIGSARKLHVIDLEIRSGVQWTAMMQALADRKHRPIEHLKVTAVGLTSEHKNIEETGRSLENFAKSMNISFIFKAVCVQHMIDIKQELFETASDESLVVVSNMFLKTLLSSPECLENLMTVIKSLNPSIMVVTEVEAKHNSPNFVNRFIEALFFYSAYFDCLETCLDQNTEHRSTIEAIFCSGIREIVAADDNGRSVRNVQIDVWRAYFSRFRMVEIGLSESSFYQANLVAKQFVYGSSCNLDKNGKCLIVGWKGVPLHSLSAWKFCRDRLGRFLSNYRF; via the coding sequence ATGGCTAATGGTTTGGATTCTTTCACTCCATTTGACTTCAGTAGAATCCAAGGTATTTATAGCCCCCTGGATCAAGATtatgaggaagaagaagaagctgcAATGAAAGGAAAACAACAAGAATATGTACCGTCCTTCTCAATGGAAGAATGGGGCGAGCAGATTTATCCTTCATCTTTTGGATATGGTACTTACAATAAATATAAAGATCAAGAACAGCCTCCGATTTCAAATTGTTCGACACTCGACGAATTCTTCAGTTCTTGTTCTCCTGCACCAGCAAAACCGATGCAAGAAGTTAAAGAATCCGAGAATATTGCGAAATTTAAAGATTTGTCGTCTTCTTTAGAGCTACTCAACAATTACAGTATCAAGAAATTGAACGTTAATCAATTCAACAACGTAAGCAGCGGACCGAAAAAATTGTCGACAGAAGAGATTATGAGGATAGCTGGCGCGAGATACATACAGTTTTCGGATCAGAGGTTCGATGATTTCTCAACGCTTATGCATCCTTACGGCTATGCTCTTTCGGGCCTCTCGGGAGAAGAAACGAAAAATGTGGAGCTCGCTCATCTTCTTTTCGCGGCGGCTGAGAAAGTTGGCTATCAGCAATTTGATCGAGCGAGCAGATTACTTTCGCGCTGCGAATGGATTGCGTCCGAGGGAGCTAATCCTGTTCAAAGAGTTGTTCATTGCTTCGCTGAAGCTCTTCGAGAAAGAATTGATAAGGCTACAGGAAGATTGTTCGTACCGAATgtaagaaaagaaagttatgCTGTAAATTCAAATCTTGCTTGTATTAGTGTTCATCAAAATGTTCCGATTAATCAAGTTATGCAGCTCGCGTCAATCCAAACCATAATGGAAAACATCGGATCAGCGCGAAAGCTCCACGTGATTGATCTTGAAATCAGAAGTGGAGTTCAGTGGACCGCAATGATGCAAGCTCTTGCAGATCGCAAACACCGTCCGATTGAACATCTTAAAGTGACTGCAGTTGGATTGACAAGCGAACACAAGAACATAGAGGAAACGGGAAGAAGCCTGGAAAATTTCGCAAAGTCTATGaacatttctttcattttcaaGGCCGTATGCGTCCAACACATGATCGATATCAAACAGGAACTATTCGAAACTGCGTCCGACGAATCATTAGTTGTTGTTTCGAACATGTTTCTGAAGACTCTGCTCTCGAGTCCCGAGTGCTTGGAAAATTTAATGACAGTGATAAAAAGTCTCAATCCGTCGATAATGGTGGTAACCGAAGTTGAAGCGAAACACAATTCGCCAAATTTCGTCAACCGTTTTATAGAAGCGTTATTCTTCTATAGTGCATACTTCGATTGTCTCGAAACCTGCTTGGATCAGAATACGGAGCACAGATCCACAATTGAAGCAATATTTTGTAGCGGAATTCGAGAAATCGTGGCGGCGGATGACAATGGAAGGAGTGTTAGAAATGTACAAATTGATGTGTGGAGAGCATATTTTTCAAGATTTAGAATGGTGGAAATAGGATTGAGTGAGTCATCATTTTATCAAGCTAATTTAGTAGCTAAGCAATTTGTTTATGGAAGTAGTTGTAATCTTGATAAGAATGGAAAatgtttgattgttggttggAAGGGAGTGCCATTGCATTCTCTTTCAGCTTGGAAATTCTGTAGAGATAGATTAGGGAGGTTCCTTTCAAATTATAGATTCTGA
- the LOC126686807 gene encoding protein trichome birefringence-like 6 has translation MDRQRSFSVKSTKFLVFSFTLSSSIIFLVIFTIWVFKSSPSVFEDARFELNGTSFVLGLKPISVQSFTTNFSSNSLKDSNLTHTHFSKPENTSGFASISISRNKVESEILKAEGDKNGGIGNFTAVQGSVIVPEEKKINANSTRKIEVSVANIKAKNGGKIKEKRIIDCDFTKGKWVYDEGYPLYTNKSCPFIDEGFDCVGNGRLDKDYMKWRWQPQDCDIPRFNGSKMLELMRGKRLVFVGDSINRNQWESMLCMLFGAVRDPKKVYETHGRKITKEKGNYSFKFVDYKCTVEYYVSHYLVHEGKARVGQKRVQTLRIDAIDRGSSRWKGADFLIFNSAHWWSHSKTKSGINYYQEGNLVHPKLDVSTAFRRALTTWASWVDRHVNPRKTQVFFRSSSPSHFRGGQWNSGGHCREATQPLNETYYGVAIPEKNTIMEDVIKRMKTPVRFFNVTSLSEFRIDGHPSIYGKTSIKRYTSSGQDCSHWCLPGVPDTWNELLYSYLQNRQRDSIQ, from the exons ATGGATAGGCAGAGAAGTTTCTCAGTTAAATCAACTAAATTTCTGGTATTTTCTTTCACACTCTCGTCTTCTATAATCTTTCTTGTAATTTTTACCATCTGGGTTTTCAAATCCAGCCCTTCTGTATTCGAAGATGCAAGATTTGAGCTCAATGGAACCTCATTTGTTCTGGGTTTAAAACCCATTTCTGTACAGTCTTTTACCACAAATTTCTCATCAAATAGCTTGAAAGATTCAAATTTAACACATACCCATTTTTCAAAACCTGAAAATACATCCGGGTTTGCAAGTATTTCAATTTCAAGAAACAAAGTTGAATCTGAAATTCTCAAGGCTGAAGGGGACAAAAATGGCGGAATTGGAAATTTTACTGCAGTACAGGGGAGTGTAATAGTACCAGAAGAGAAGAAAATAAATGCAAATTCAACAAGAAAGATTGAAGTTTCAGTTGCaaatattaaagctaaaaatggAGGCAAGATTAAAGAGAAGCGAATCATAGACTGTGATTTTACAAAAGGTAAGTGGGTTTATGATGAAGGCTACCctttatatacaaataaatcatgTCCCTTTATAGATGAAGGATTTGATTGTGTTGGTAATGGAAGATTGGATAAAGATTATATGAAGTGGAGATGGCAACCTCAAGATTGTGACATCCCAAG GTTTAATGGAAGCAAAATGCTGGAATTGATGAGAGGGAAAAGACTGGTTTTTGTTGGGGATTCGATTAATAGGAATCAATGGGAGTCGATGCTGTGTATGTTATTTGGAGCTGTTAGAGATCCTAAGAAGGTTTATGAAACTCATGGtagaaaaattacaaaggagAAAGGGAATTATAGCTTCAAATTTGTG GATTATAAGTGCACGGTTGAGTACTATGTGTCACATTACTTGGTGCATGAGGGTAAAGCAAGAGTAGGGCAGAAGCGGGTGCAGACGTTGCGGATTGATGCCATCGATCGTGGATCTTCGAGATGGAAAGGAGCTGATTTTCTGATTTTCAATTCTGCACATTGGTGGTCTCACTCTAAAACAAAATCTGG GATTAACTATTACCAGGAAGGAAATTTAGTTCATCCTAAGCTTGACGTTTCCACAGCTTTCCGACGAGCTTTAACGACTTGGGCATCATGGGTTGATCGACACGTTAATCCGAGAAAGACCCAAGTTTTCTTTAGAAGTTCATCGCCTTCTCATTTTAG GGGCGGACAATGGAATTCAGGAGGGCATTGTAGGGAAGCTACACAACCCTTGAATGAAACTTATTATGGTGTGGCAATTCCTGAGAAAAACACAATCATGGAAGATGTTATCAAGCGTATGAAAACTCCTGTTAGATTCTTCAATGTTACTAGTTTGTCGGAATTTCGGATTGATGGCCATCCATCTATATATGGAAAAACATCTATAAAACGGTACACTTCAAGCGGTCAAGATTGCAGCCATTGGTGTCTTCCTGGAGTCCCTGACACATGGAATGAGTTATTGTATTCTTACTTACAAAATCGACAGAGAGACAGTATTCAATAA
- the LOC126654108 gene encoding probable WRKY transcription factor 65 translates to MEGSSLDSKDSDLKSETQPSKRRKVAEKSVVTVKIEENGGGKLKNDGPPSDLWSWRKYGQKPIKGSPYPRGYYRCSTSKGCSAKKQVERCRTDASLLIITYTCSHNHPGPDLDLHNQNPNQQPEKESQPKPSSDDQDQEDDEIENNQDQQQPTEAICKDQDQAHNFHYLPPINCSDQDHHHFIIENPSDQKSHNTLSVVLDEEEPISCPTLMTFATPKSEENDFFDELEELPTYSFFTSFMRSNFFDERIPVVPS, encoded by the exons ATGGAAGGTTCTTCACTGGACTCTAAAGATTCTGACCTTAAATCAGAAACTCAGCCTTCTAAAAGAAG GAAGGTTGCTGAGAAGAGTGTTGTGACTGTGAAGATTGAAGAGAATGGTGGTGGAAAGCTGAAGAATGATGGGCCACCTTCTGATTTGTGGTCTTGGAGGAAATATGGACAGAAACCAATTAAAGGGTCTCCTTATCCAAG GGGATATTACAGGTGCAGCACATCAAAAGGCTGTTCAGCCAAAAAACAAGTAGAGAGATGCAGAACAGATGCATCCCTGCTAATCATCACTTACACTTGCAGCCATAATCACCCCGGCCCTGATCTTGATCTTCACAACCAAAACCCGAACCAACAACCCGAAAAAGAGTCCCAACCAAAACCAAGCTCTGACGATCAAGATCAAGAAGATGACGAAATTGAGAATAATCAAGATCAACAACAACCCACTGAAGCAATCTGTAAAGATCAAGATCAAGCTCACAATTTTCACTACTTACCCCCAATAAACTGTTCTGATCAAGATCACCACCATTTTATCATAGAGAATCCTTCTGATCAGAAGAGTCATAACACACTGAGTGTTGTCTTGGATGAAGAAGAGCCCATTTCTTGTCCTACATTGATGACATTTGCAACGCCAAAATCAGAAGAAAATGATTTCTTTGATGAGCTTGAAGAACTGCCCACTTATTCATTTTTCACTAGCTTCATGAGAAGTAATTTTTTCGATGAAAGGATTCCTGTTGTCCCTTCTTGA
- the LOC126686806 gene encoding histone-lysine N-methyltransferase EZA1 isoform X1: MESKSADSPSEIIEFDGEQSNEDTGNLLDKMNQLKKQIQAERVVSIREKVEKNREKLENDVAQILLAASRKNTLITGQSGVANMNFSRIGSPLCKYGGFVQGLGDKDYVNCHDGTPLSSTKIPFVERIPPYTTWIFLDRNQRMAEDQSVVGRRRIYYDQHGSEALICSDSEEDIADPEDERHDFSEGEDRILWMVFQEHDLTEEVANLVSQFIGVSTSDVQERCSILREKFDEDQNGEDSSVCAFEKGLSLGKSLTAALDSFDNLFCRRCLLFDCRLHGCSQTLINPSEKQPYWSEYEDDRKPCGDLCFLQLRAVKDLPEGSVNNALNRMKTENLGMRTKSAGASNAETPSDADGSADLTIEASEASNLDAPAMVIESREHVRKRKALELTNLDLDRSTLVPCELQDSSSKKQKKLLDSDAICEVVEEISSFDDRPGTKRTADKSALQMTIENTLNDPCDHASTKIASAGIEKITCDSNDTAELPELNLSLSTQRQLEVILHKSEWQPFEKELYLKGVEIFGKNSCLIARNLLSGLKTCIEVSNYMCDIGTTMPHKSIAPSLLLDDNGKTDIDYTEQEMPTRSRLLRRRGRTRKLKYSWKSAGHPASWKKIADGKTQSCKQYTPCGCQPMCGKQCPCLHNGNCCEKYCGCSKSCKNRFRGCHCAKSQCRSRQCPCFAAGRECDPDVCRNCWVSCGDGSLGEPPRRGDGQCGNMRLLLRQQQRILLANSDIAGWGAFLKNSVNKNDYLGEYTGELISHREADKRGKIYDRANSSFLFDLNEQYVLDAYRKGDKLKFANHSSNPNCYAKVMLVAGDHRVGIFAKEHIEAREELFYDYRYGPDQAPAWARKPEGSERDDSTVSQGRAKKHQSH, from the exons ATGGAGTCGAAATCCGCCGACTCCCCCTCTGAAATCATA GAATTTGATGGTGAACAGTCAAATGAGGATACTGGAAACCTTTTGGACAAGATGAATCAGCTTAAGAAGCAAATACAAGCAGAGAGAGTTGTTTCAATTAGG GAAAAAGTTGAGAAGAACAGGGAGAAATTGGAAAATGATGTTGCTCAGATTTTATTGGCTGCGTCAAGGAAGAATACATTAATTACAGGGCAGAGTGGAGTAGCAAATATGAATTTTTCAAGAATCGGAAGCCCTCTCTGCAAATATGGTGGATTTGTGCAAGGATTGGGAGACAAAGATTATGTTAATTGTCATGATGGTACACCGTTATCGAGCACAAAGATCCCTTTTGTTGAGAGGATACCCCCATATACTACCTGGATATTTTTGGATAG AAATCAGAGAATGGCTGAAGATCAGTCAGTTGTTGGGAGAAGACGCATATACTATGATCAACATGGCAGCGAAGCACTTATTTGTAGTGACAGTGAGGAAGATATTGCAGATCCTGAGGATGAGAGACATGACTTCTCTGAGGGTGAAGACCGCATTCTATG GATGGTTTTCCAGGAGCATGATTTGACTGAGGAAGTAGCAAACCTTGTTAGCCAGTTTATTGGAGTTTCCACTTCAGATGTTCAG gaGAGATGCAGCATACTCAGGGAAAAGTTTGACGAGGATCAAAATGGAGAAGACTCCAGTGTTTGTGCATTTGAGAAGGGCCTATCTCTGGGAAAAAGCCTAACTGCTGCCTTAGATTCTTTTGATAACTTATTTTGTCGTCGTTGTTTG CTATTTGACTGCCGCCTACACGGTTGTTCTCAAACTTTAATCAATCCT AGTGAGAAGCAACCATATTGGTCTGAATATGAGGATGACAGAAAACCTTGCGGCGATCTGTGTTTCCTTCAG CTTAGAGCTGTCAAAGACTTGCCTGAAGGTTCAGTTAATAATGCTTTGAATAGGATGAAAACAGAAAATCTCGGAATGCGGACAAAGTCTGCAGGGGCCTCTAATGCTGAAACACCAAGTGATGCTGATGGAAGTGCAGATCTAACTATTGAAGCTTCTGAAGCTTCCAATCTAGATGCACCTGCCATGGTGATAGAAAGTCGAGAACATGTGCGAAAGCGCAAAGCATTGGAGCTAACAAATTTAGACTTAGATCGGTCCACACTGGTTCCCTGTGAACTCCAGGATTCTTCAAGTAAGAAACAGAAAAAATTACTGGATTCAGATGCAATATGTGAAGTTGTTGAAGAAATCTCAAGTTTTGATGACAGACCTGGCACAAAAAGGACAGCTGACAAAAGTGCACTTCAGATGACTATCGAAAACACACTGAATGATCCCTGTGACCATGCATCAACAAAAATTGCTTCTGCTGGTATCGAGAAAATTACATGTGACAGTAATGATACCGCAGAATTACCTGAATTGAATCTGTCACTCTCAACACAGAGGCAACTAGAAGTGATTTTACACAAGTCTGAGTGGCAACCTTTTGAAAAAGAATTGTATCTGAAAGGAGTGGAGATATTTGGAAAAAATAG TTGCCTTATTGCTAGGAATTTACTTTCTGGCTTGAAGACTTGTATAGAAGTGTCAAATTACATGTGTGACATAGGAACAACAATGCCTCATAAATCTATTGCCCCAAGTTTGCTTCTGGATGATAATGGAAAAACAGATATAGATTACACG GAGCAAGAGATGCCAACAAGATCACGGCTGCTTCGTAGGAGAGGCAGGACGCGGAAACTTAAATACTCTTGGAAGTCTGCTGGCCATCCAGCTAGTTGGAAAAAAATTGCCGATGGCAAAACTCAGTCTTGTAAGCAATATACACCCTGTGGATGCCAGCCAATGTGTGGAAAACAGTGCCCCTGTCTACACAATGGAAATTGCTGTGAAAAGTATTGCGG gtGTTCAAAGAGTTGCAAAAATCGTTTCAGGGGATGCCATTGTGCCAAAAGCCAATGCAGAAGCCGGCAATGCCCGTGCTTTGCTGCTGGACGTGAATGTGATCCCGATGTTTGTCGAAATTGCTGGGTTAG TTGTGGAGATGGTTCTTTAGGTGAACCACCGAGACGAGGAGATGGCCAATGTGGAAATATGAGACTTCTTTTAAGGCAACAGCAGAGA ATCCTCTTGGCGAATTCTGATATTGCTGGGTGGGGTGCCTTCTTAAAG AACTCGGTCAACAAAAATGACTATCTTGGGGAATATACCGGCGAATTGATCTCCCACAGAGAGGCTGACAAGCGGGGGAAAATTTATGATCGAGCCAATTCATCATTCCTTTTTGACTTGAATGAGCAG TATGTTCTTGATGCTTACCGCAAGGGAGATAAGCTGAAATTTGCTAACCATTCATCAAATCCTAATTGCTACGCAAAG GTAATGCTGGTGGCAGGAGACCACCGAGTAGGCATATTTGCCAAGGAACATATTGAAGCTAGAGAGGAGCTATTCTATGATTATCGGTATGGTCCAGATCAGGCACCTGCATGGGCTCGGAAACCCGAGGGTTCAGAAAGAGATGATTCAACAGTCTCGCAAGGTAGAGCAAAGAAACATCAATCTCATTGA
- the LOC126686806 gene encoding histone-lysine N-methyltransferase EZA1 isoform X2, with translation MAEDQSVVGRRRIYYDQHGSEALICSDSEEDIADPEDERHDFSEGEDRILWMVFQEHDLTEEVANLVSQFIGVSTSDVQERCSILREKFDEDQNGEDSSVCAFEKGLSLGKSLTAALDSFDNLFCRRCLLFDCRLHGCSQTLINPSEKQPYWSEYEDDRKPCGDLCFLQLRAVKDLPEGSVNNALNRMKTENLGMRTKSAGASNAETPSDADGSADLTIEASEASNLDAPAMVIESREHVRKRKALELTNLDLDRSTLVPCELQDSSSKKQKKLLDSDAICEVVEEISSFDDRPGTKRTADKSALQMTIENTLNDPCDHASTKIASAGIEKITCDSNDTAELPELNLSLSTQRQLEVILHKSEWQPFEKELYLKGVEIFGKNSCLIARNLLSGLKTCIEVSNYMCDIGTTMPHKSIAPSLLLDDNGKTDIDYTEQEMPTRSRLLRRRGRTRKLKYSWKSAGHPASWKKIADGKTQSCKQYTPCGCQPMCGKQCPCLHNGNCCEKYCGCSKSCKNRFRGCHCAKSQCRSRQCPCFAAGRECDPDVCRNCWVSCGDGSLGEPPRRGDGQCGNMRLLLRQQQRILLANSDIAGWGAFLKNSVNKNDYLGEYTGELISHREADKRGKIYDRANSSFLFDLNEQYVLDAYRKGDKLKFANHSSNPNCYAKVMLVAGDHRVGIFAKEHIEAREELFYDYRYGPDQAPAWARKPEGSERDDSTVSQGRAKKHQSH, from the exons ATGGCTGAAGATCAGTCAGTTGTTGGGAGAAGACGCATATACTATGATCAACATGGCAGCGAAGCACTTATTTGTAGTGACAGTGAGGAAGATATTGCAGATCCTGAGGATGAGAGACATGACTTCTCTGAGGGTGAAGACCGCATTCTATG GATGGTTTTCCAGGAGCATGATTTGACTGAGGAAGTAGCAAACCTTGTTAGCCAGTTTATTGGAGTTTCCACTTCAGATGTTCAG gaGAGATGCAGCATACTCAGGGAAAAGTTTGACGAGGATCAAAATGGAGAAGACTCCAGTGTTTGTGCATTTGAGAAGGGCCTATCTCTGGGAAAAAGCCTAACTGCTGCCTTAGATTCTTTTGATAACTTATTTTGTCGTCGTTGTTTG CTATTTGACTGCCGCCTACACGGTTGTTCTCAAACTTTAATCAATCCT AGTGAGAAGCAACCATATTGGTCTGAATATGAGGATGACAGAAAACCTTGCGGCGATCTGTGTTTCCTTCAG CTTAGAGCTGTCAAAGACTTGCCTGAAGGTTCAGTTAATAATGCTTTGAATAGGATGAAAACAGAAAATCTCGGAATGCGGACAAAGTCTGCAGGGGCCTCTAATGCTGAAACACCAAGTGATGCTGATGGAAGTGCAGATCTAACTATTGAAGCTTCTGAAGCTTCCAATCTAGATGCACCTGCCATGGTGATAGAAAGTCGAGAACATGTGCGAAAGCGCAAAGCATTGGAGCTAACAAATTTAGACTTAGATCGGTCCACACTGGTTCCCTGTGAACTCCAGGATTCTTCAAGTAAGAAACAGAAAAAATTACTGGATTCAGATGCAATATGTGAAGTTGTTGAAGAAATCTCAAGTTTTGATGACAGACCTGGCACAAAAAGGACAGCTGACAAAAGTGCACTTCAGATGACTATCGAAAACACACTGAATGATCCCTGTGACCATGCATCAACAAAAATTGCTTCTGCTGGTATCGAGAAAATTACATGTGACAGTAATGATACCGCAGAATTACCTGAATTGAATCTGTCACTCTCAACACAGAGGCAACTAGAAGTGATTTTACACAAGTCTGAGTGGCAACCTTTTGAAAAAGAATTGTATCTGAAAGGAGTGGAGATATTTGGAAAAAATAG TTGCCTTATTGCTAGGAATTTACTTTCTGGCTTGAAGACTTGTATAGAAGTGTCAAATTACATGTGTGACATAGGAACAACAATGCCTCATAAATCTATTGCCCCAAGTTTGCTTCTGGATGATAATGGAAAAACAGATATAGATTACACG GAGCAAGAGATGCCAACAAGATCACGGCTGCTTCGTAGGAGAGGCAGGACGCGGAAACTTAAATACTCTTGGAAGTCTGCTGGCCATCCAGCTAGTTGGAAAAAAATTGCCGATGGCAAAACTCAGTCTTGTAAGCAATATACACCCTGTGGATGCCAGCCAATGTGTGGAAAACAGTGCCCCTGTCTACACAATGGAAATTGCTGTGAAAAGTATTGCGG gtGTTCAAAGAGTTGCAAAAATCGTTTCAGGGGATGCCATTGTGCCAAAAGCCAATGCAGAAGCCGGCAATGCCCGTGCTTTGCTGCTGGACGTGAATGTGATCCCGATGTTTGTCGAAATTGCTGGGTTAG TTGTGGAGATGGTTCTTTAGGTGAACCACCGAGACGAGGAGATGGCCAATGTGGAAATATGAGACTTCTTTTAAGGCAACAGCAGAGA ATCCTCTTGGCGAATTCTGATATTGCTGGGTGGGGTGCCTTCTTAAAG AACTCGGTCAACAAAAATGACTATCTTGGGGAATATACCGGCGAATTGATCTCCCACAGAGAGGCTGACAAGCGGGGGAAAATTTATGATCGAGCCAATTCATCATTCCTTTTTGACTTGAATGAGCAG TATGTTCTTGATGCTTACCGCAAGGGAGATAAGCTGAAATTTGCTAACCATTCATCAAATCCTAATTGCTACGCAAAG GTAATGCTGGTGGCAGGAGACCACCGAGTAGGCATATTTGCCAAGGAACATATTGAAGCTAGAGAGGAGCTATTCTATGATTATCGGTATGGTCCAGATCAGGCACCTGCATGGGCTCGGAAACCCGAGGGTTCAGAAAGAGATGATTCAACAGTCTCGCAAGGTAGAGCAAAGAAACATCAATCTCATTGA
- the LOC126688104 gene encoding uncharacterized protein LOC126688104 translates to MDMSQTSQQKSAARFQKVYAMFTQPFHVLTITLLSILLPLSFLLLARLSTYTYLLTSDPTEPELRSSFLFFLVLHGNPAILYLLVSIFSIAALLHGLTGKFNLINYESSPGGESKRHRLYSAWILLCTLQVCVGLGVEGSIAAGIGGHSFDIQKSLLSKIIFFLGLHETTLYWSRTVVKPVVDDTIFGFTRDEKLVQRVCIAMSLGGLWWWRLRDEVESLVIVAEMKREMLMEVDMADLLGWWLYYLTVTIGMVRIVKGIMWVMMILLCKRVRVRNNNNNSSGLCEVDDKV, encoded by the coding sequence ATGGACATGTCTCAAACTTCCCAACAGAAATCAGCAGCTAGGTTTCAAAAGGTTTATGCAATGTTTACGCAGCCATTTCATGTTCTAACAATCACCCTTTTAAGCATATTGCTTCCTCTTTCATTTCTTCTCTTGGCTCGACTCTCTACTTACACTTATCTACTAACCTCGGATCCTACGGAGCCCGAATTAcgctcttcttttctcttctttcttGTGCTACACGGCAACCCAGCAATTCTGTATCTTCTTGTTTCAATCTTTAGTATAGCCGCTCTTCTTCATGGCTTGACAGGTAAATTTAACCTAATAAACTACGAGTCATCGCCCGGTGGCGAATCTAAACGACACCGTTTATACAGCGCATGGATTCTACTATGCACTCTACAAGTCTGTGTTGGGTTAGGTGTTGAAGGAAGCATAGCAGCTGGAATTGGTGGGCATAGTTTTGATATTCAGAAAAGTTTATTGAGTAAGATTATATTTTTCTTGGGTCTGCATGAGACTACGCTTTACTGGTCAAGAACTGTGGTTAAACCGGTGGTTGACGATACAATTTTCGGGTTTACTAGAGATGAAAAGCTGGTTCAAAGGGTGTGTATAGCTATGAGTTTGGGTGGTTTATGGTGGTGGAGATTGAGAGATGAAGTTGAATCTCTAGTAATTGTTGCAGAGATGAAGAGGGAGATGTTGATGGAGGTAGATATGGCGGATTTGCTTGGTTGGTGGCTTTATTATTTAACGGTAACAATTGGTATGGTGAGAATTGTTAAAGGAATAATGTGGGTGATGATGATTTTGCTTTGTAAAAGGGTAAGAGTtaggaataataataataattcttcTGGTCTTTGTGAGGTTGATGACAAGGTCtga